In a single window of the Cupriavidus basilensis genome:
- a CDS encoding LysR substrate-binding domain-containing protein — MGQPSELAFFSALVKAGSLSAAARELDVTPAAVSKRLAQLETRLGVRLLNRTTRRIGVTAEGEVYLEHAQRILADIEDLDQLLASGRVAPRGLLRVNAPLGFGRTYIAPAISAFAKRHAQVEVQLHLTDRPINLGDEGFDVGIRFGEMPDARLIARKIADNRRLVCAAPSYLKAHGTPSTPHDLAQHQCIVLRQNDSAYGIWRFTKGKKTEAVKVRGPLSSNDGEVTLTWGLDGQGILQRAEWDLAKYLRSGRLVLLLEDYALPPADIYAVFPERHNMSAKVRAFLDFLVAHFEGKLAKARGGPTAW, encoded by the coding sequence ATGGGACAGCCCTCCGAACTGGCGTTTTTCTCGGCACTGGTCAAGGCCGGCAGCCTGTCGGCCGCGGCCCGGGAGCTGGATGTCACGCCGGCGGCGGTCAGCAAGCGCCTGGCGCAGCTGGAAACGCGGCTCGGCGTGCGCCTGCTCAACCGCACCACCCGGCGCATCGGCGTGACTGCGGAAGGCGAGGTGTACCTGGAGCATGCCCAGCGCATCCTCGCCGACATCGAGGACCTTGACCAGTTGCTCGCCAGCGGCCGAGTCGCGCCGCGCGGCCTGCTGCGCGTGAATGCGCCGCTGGGCTTTGGCCGCACGTACATCGCGCCGGCCATCTCCGCCTTTGCTAAACGACATGCGCAAGTGGAAGTGCAACTCCACCTGACCGACCGCCCCATCAACCTGGGCGACGAGGGCTTCGATGTGGGGATCCGCTTTGGCGAGATGCCGGATGCCCGCCTGATCGCCCGCAAGATTGCCGATAACCGCCGGCTGGTCTGCGCGGCCCCGTCCTACCTGAAGGCGCACGGAACGCCGTCCACGCCGCATGACCTGGCGCAGCATCAATGCATCGTGCTGCGGCAGAACGACTCGGCCTACGGCATCTGGCGGTTCACCAAGGGGAAGAAAACGGAAGCGGTCAAGGTGCGCGGGCCGCTGAGCAGCAATGACGGCGAAGTCACGCTGACGTGGGGACTCGACGGGCAAGGCATCCTGCAGCGGGCGGAATGGGATCTCGCGAAATACCTGCGCAGCGGCCGGCTGGTATTGCTGCTGGAGGATTATGCGTTGCCGCCCGCCGACATCTATGCGGTGTTTCCGGAACGGCACAATATGTCAGCCAAGGTCAGGGCGTTCCTTGACTTCCTGGTGGCGCATTTCGAGGGGAAACTGGCCAAGGCGCGTGGCGGCCCGACCGCGTGGTGA
- a CDS encoding tartrate dehydrogenase produces the protein MREYKIAAIPGDGIGPEVISAGLQVLQTLAAQDGGFKLSVEHFPWSSDYYLERGYYIPTDGLERLKQFDAIFFGAVGALNVPDHVSLWGLRLPIAQGFDQYANVRPARVLPGVRSPLVNGKDIDWVIIRENSEGEYAGNGGRTHRGLPIETATETSVFTRAGVERIHRFAFELARKRPRKQLTLVTKSNAQRFGMVMWDEIFYEVAKDYPDVKTDRELVDAVTTRMVLKPQTLDVVVATNLHADILSDLAAALSGSLGIAPTANLNPERVFPSMFEPIHGSAFDITGKGIANPVATFWTAAMMLEHLGEKAAADRLMAAIEHITAAAVFTPDLGGTATTASVTEAICKVLAQQVKQAA, from the coding sequence ATGCGCGAATACAAGATTGCGGCCATCCCGGGCGATGGCATTGGCCCGGAAGTCATCTCGGCAGGCCTGCAGGTGCTGCAGACGCTGGCCGCCCAGGATGGCGGGTTCAAGCTCAGCGTTGAGCATTTTCCCTGGAGCTCCGACTACTATCTGGAGCGTGGGTACTATATTCCGACCGATGGCCTGGAGCGCCTGAAACAGTTCGACGCGATCTTCTTCGGGGCCGTGGGTGCGCTCAACGTCCCGGACCATGTCTCGCTGTGGGGCCTGCGCCTGCCCATCGCCCAGGGTTTCGACCAGTACGCCAACGTGCGCCCGGCACGCGTGCTGCCCGGCGTGCGCAGCCCGCTCGTGAACGGCAAGGATATCGACTGGGTCATCATCCGCGAGAACTCCGAGGGCGAGTACGCCGGCAACGGCGGCCGTACCCATCGCGGGCTGCCCATCGAGACCGCGACCGAGACCTCGGTGTTCACCCGCGCCGGTGTCGAGCGTATTCACCGCTTTGCGTTTGAGCTGGCGCGCAAGCGCCCGCGCAAGCAGCTCACGCTGGTGACCAAGTCCAACGCACAGCGCTTTGGCATGGTGATGTGGGATGAGATCTTCTACGAGGTGGCCAAGGACTATCCGGACGTCAAGACCGACCGCGAGCTGGTCGATGCCGTGACCACGCGCATGGTGCTCAAGCCGCAGACGCTGGATGTGGTAGTCGCTACCAACCTGCACGCCGATATCCTGTCCGACCTGGCCGCCGCGCTCTCCGGCAGCCTGGGCATCGCGCCCACCGCCAACCTGAATCCCGAGCGCGTCTTCCCGTCGATGTTCGAGCCCATCCACGGATCGGCTTTCGATATCACCGGCAAGGGCATTGCCAATCCCGTGGCGACCTTCTGGACCGCCGCGATGATGCTGGAGCATCTCGGCGAGAAGGCCGCGGCCGATCGGCTGATGGCAGCGATCGAGCACATCACGGCGGCCGCTGTCTTCACGCCGGACCTGGGTGGCACGGCAACCACGGCGAGCGTCACCGAAGCCATCTGCAAGGTACTGGCGCAGCAGGTCAAGCAAGCCGCCTGA
- a CDS encoding tripartite tricarboxylate transporter substrate binding protein, with translation MQSAFRTAAAALAFTLAAGTAFAQTNAQTNAQAYPVKPIRLIVPFPPGGTTDILARTVGQKLTVALGQPVVIENRPGAGATIGADAVAKAPADGYTLLMGAVHHTIAPSVYKRLSYDVQKDLAPVSVVAIVPNVLVVGPGFPAKTVQELVAYAKANPGKLTYASNGNGTAHHLIGEQFKAQTGTDIGHIPYKGSAPAITDLMGGQVSMMFDTTSSALPYIKAGKLRALAVATAKRSSALPDVPTLAEAGLPGFDIASWFGVMAPAGTPPEIVAKLSAEIARSLASDDVKQQFAAIGAEPVGNTPAQMRSQIQAEIGRFGKLVKQANLSMD, from the coding sequence ATGCAATCCGCATTCCGGACTGCGGCGGCCGCGCTCGCATTCACGCTCGCTGCCGGTACCGCCTTCGCACAAACCAACGCACAAACCAACGCGCAGGCCTATCCCGTCAAGCCGATCCGCCTGATCGTGCCGTTCCCGCCGGGCGGCACGACCGACATCCTGGCCCGCACCGTCGGACAAAAGCTCACGGTGGCGCTGGGCCAGCCCGTGGTCATCGAGAACCGGCCGGGCGCGGGCGCGACGATCGGGGCGGATGCCGTTGCCAAGGCGCCGGCGGACGGCTACACGCTGCTCATGGGCGCGGTTCACCACACCATCGCGCCTAGCGTCTACAAACGGCTCTCGTACGACGTGCAAAAGGACCTCGCGCCGGTATCGGTCGTCGCCATCGTGCCGAACGTGCTGGTGGTCGGCCCGGGCTTCCCCGCCAAGACGGTGCAGGAGCTGGTCGCCTATGCCAAGGCCAATCCCGGCAAGCTGACCTATGCCTCCAATGGCAACGGTACCGCGCACCATCTGATTGGCGAACAGTTCAAGGCGCAGACCGGCACCGATATCGGCCATATCCCCTACAAGGGCAGCGCGCCCGCCATCACGGACCTGATGGGCGGGCAGGTGTCCATGATGTTCGACACGACCTCGTCCGCGCTGCCCTACATCAAGGCCGGCAAACTGAGGGCGCTGGCGGTCGCCACCGCGAAGCGCTCGTCCGCGTTGCCGGACGTGCCAACGCTGGCCGAAGCGGGCCTGCCCGGCTTTGACATCGCGTCCTGGTTCGGCGTGATGGCGCCCGCGGGCACACCGCCCGAGATCGTGGCGAAGCTGAGCGCGGAAATCGCCAGGAGCCTCGCCAGCGACGACGTCAAGCAGCAGTTCGCCGCGATCGGCGCGGAGCCGGTGGGCAACACGCCAGCGCAGATGCGCAGCCAGATCCAGGCAGAGATCGGCCGCTTCGGCAAGCTCGTCAAGCAGGCCAATCTCAGCATGGACTGA
- a CDS encoding HD-GYP domain-containing protein: MTTNPHAVITLASLTLAGCLRYPHASGHLVRTATIAACLADLVGLDAAHCERIRLVTPAHDVGKLAIPDAVLLKPGKLLPDERQVIERHAEIGANILAGSADALMRLASQVAHDHHERFDGTGYPRGLAGKEIPLAARIVAIADAFDAMTESRCYRPGMSDDDALSIVSAGSGTHFDPDVTSVFLANIPQILRSRKSAQVLLDAGSEMAVVARFYGLNRNALRQIPRQARA; encoded by the coding sequence ATGACTACGAATCCCCATGCGGTTATTACGCTGGCCAGCCTGACGCTCGCTGGCTGCTTGCGTTACCCGCATGCATCGGGCCATCTCGTTCGCACTGCGACGATTGCCGCCTGCCTTGCCGATCTGGTGGGGCTGGATGCGGCGCACTGCGAGCGCATACGGCTCGTCACGCCGGCGCACGACGTGGGCAAGCTCGCCATCCCCGATGCCGTACTGCTCAAGCCTGGCAAGCTGCTCCCCGATGAGCGGCAGGTGATCGAGCGGCATGCAGAGATCGGCGCGAACATCCTCGCGGGCAGCGCGGACGCGCTGATGCGCCTGGCGTCGCAGGTCGCGCACGATCATCATGAGCGCTTCGACGGCACGGGCTATCCACGCGGCCTGGCCGGCAAGGAGATCCCGCTGGCCGCGCGTATCGTGGCCATCGCCGATGCGTTCGATGCCATGACGGAGTCGCGCTGCTATCGTCCCGGCATGAGCGACGACGATGCGCTGTCGATTGTCTCGGCTGGTTCCGGCACGCATTTCGACCCGGACGTGACGAGCGTTTTCCTCGCCAACATCCCGCAGATACTGCGGAGCCGGAAGTCGGCGCAAGTGCTGCTGGATGCTGGCTCCGAGATGGCTGTGGTCGCGCGCTTCTATGGCCTGAATCGCAACGCATTGCGGCAGATCCCGCGCCAAGCCAGAGCCTGA